The Chrysemys picta bellii isolate R12L10 chromosome 3, ASM1138683v2, whole genome shotgun sequence DNA window GTTTACATTCCTGGATCTCTATCAAGATACTAATTCAGTAGTTTTAGTACAGTTAAGAGGCAACCCCAAATGCTCATCAGACAGGAAAGAAAGTTGCTAGCAGTCTCAGGCTCACACATTTTGGGCATGATCTCATTCTTactataatttttcatttttactgaaatatatttttttaaatgaggtatGCAATGATTTTTTTGgtgcatataaattaaaaattcatGTAAATAATGCAAGGGCACTAAAGTAAAGCTATACAAATAAAGATATTAATAATAAAGCTAGGACTCCCTCTTTAATTCACTCTATTACATTTAGCTTTTCCAGGTAGCTTATATATTACACCACCAGTATTTTAATGTCTAAACACAAAAAATTATATTCAGCCTTATTACAAATGACACTGTTACTGTGGGTTTAAGACAGCTTTTTATGTTGTTTGAACAGAGTTTATGGAGGTTAAATGTAAGACAACAGGAAGCATAATTTTCCCCAGGAAATTAACTACCAAAGTCATCTTCCCTTTTCAAATTTAAGAATAGCAAGATCACATCATTAAAATATACAGAACCTACTACCCTATTTACAGATAGGCCACTGTTAAAAAGAGAAGGCATACATCGAACACTTATCTTTAATGAACGATCCAATTATCTGAACCTCAACTTAAAAATGGTTTCCAAACTAGATTAGTTATAGAAATCAACATTAGGCTTCACACATTTAAATTTATGTTTTATTCCAGCGTAAAACATTAACATTCAAACAGACCAATCTTTATTAAATTTATACATTGAAGCCATCAGGCCACTACCAAATGAATTCTCCCTTCCAATAAAGTTATCAGACTAATACACCACTGATAACTGAACTAGTCCTACAGTCAATCTGTTAAAGATCAGCTGTTTGAAATAAATTGGCAGATCAAACACACAATCTACATTTTATCAAATTTTGCCCTATGCTCCACCCCAAATATTGTACTGAGGGAGGGATGATAGGATAGCATATGTatgcagagttgttgtagccctgttggtcccagatattagagagacaaggtgggtgaggtaatatcttttattggaccaacttctgttggtgagagagaagctttcaagcttaaacagagctgaagttgGTCTAacaaaagacattacctcaccctccttgtctctcagGATAATAATGATTAACATAAGTAAACAATGAGAACAAGCACTGCTCAAAACAAGATGTTAAAATTACAAACTTGATCAAACCAGCTAGTAAAGTGATTTTAACAATCAACCGTTGCCTGGGGTTAACTTGTAATCTGTTTTATGCATGTCTCCAGGCCCTTGGGCCTACTATCACTTGGGTTTATAACTAAAATATTGCTCAAAAATAGCAATGTTGATCATAGCTAAATAGCAAGTGTTTACAGGAAGAAAAAAGGGGGGCACTAAAAACACATGTAAACAGAGTGATATGTatcaatgtattttaaaactgaaCAACCCCTGTGATCAGGCCTCTCAGGAGTTAAAAAGGGAATGAGTCCTAAGATAGTACTTGTATAATGATCTACATTTCACTCCATCACAGTAAGATCTGCCTCTAAACTGTATATACATTAATATCTAAATAGCATTTATTAAATGTAAACCTTTTCAAACTTGCTTCTAGTCACAGATTTACACACAGATGTGTTTATTAAACACCCCAGCATCTCCACACCAAAGGTATTTGATTAAGTTGGTTTATTTATTAAACACTGCCTACGTACACAACATTACGGACGAGATACTGGGCCTGCCCCCGACAGCTTAGTTGGAACCGGTTCCAAGAGATGCCCAAGGCCTGCTGCACAGGAGGTGAAAGATGCTTTGTACCGGATTCGGCTGCGGTGGGATGGAGGGCCTACCCCCAGGGCTGCAAGCGTGCAGGGCCCCGAGCCCCCCGCCTTAGGTAACTCCCACTTGTGATGCGGGAACTTTGGAAGGAGGCAAGAGCCAAGTCTCAAGCTCTGAAACACCAGGGCGCTCGCCGGCCCAAGAAACCGTTTCACAGCCGGGACAGACGCGTGCCAGGGCCGGgttccccccagccagccccgtctGAAAATAGCGACGCAAGCCTGTTGCCCAGCCGCGGACATCAAATATAATGGGTGGGGGGCGGATCATCCTCCCAACCAGAGCCGCCTTCTCTGCTCACAGGGAACCTGCCCGGGCCTGGTCTCCAGCTCCTCAGCCACAGGAGCAGCTCGCAGCTCTTCGCCCGGCAGCACTAGGCCTTGCTGCGGCTTCCCGGGCCGCGCTGGAAGGAGCGGACTGGGCGCCACCGGGAGGCGGCTTTGGGGGAGGCCCAGCAGCGTTACGAGGCGGCACGACCTCCCTGCACTGCGGGGCCCCGGAGGGGAGAATTATGACCCCGCCCGGGGCCCAGCCGGACGGATTATCCCTACTCCGTACGGAGGGGTCTCCTCAGCCCACCCCCGCTACACAGGAGGCCCAGCCGGGCGGGAAGGCCGTTATACCGCCTGCGGGGGGGCCCGGCCGGGCGAGGGGGCGGCCGCACTTACTCTCATTTAACACCTCCAGCAGCTCGGCGCAGCTCTCACACATTGTTCATtaacagcagcagccgccgccgccgcctcctcccgaCCATTGATTGATCCACTCGGTGCTGATTGATGAttgatgggggggagaggggccggtctgggaagggggagggggcggctgaTCAATGCAAATGAGCctgtggcggcggcggcggcggcggggaggAGAAGCCGAGTCACTCACTGGCTCCCAGGGACTCCACGCGCCGCCATTttgctgtgggggaaggaggaggggggcgggCGCTCGGGCTCAGCTCGGCTATTTCCGACCAGGCAGAGGACGGAGGCGGCCGAGTCCCTCCgccctcgcccctccctccagggccggccctctccccctcccaccccggacTGAGCGGCGGGGGGGGCGGAAGTTGGGGCCGGAAGCGTAAAATGGCGTCGGCTGCAGCTTGCTCCTCGctcaggctgcccctcccccacccgaggGCCAAGGCACGGGGGGAATCCCCTCAACTCCCTCTCCCCGACCCGAAGGCCCTTCATGGCTTCATTGAACAGCGATCTGCTCTGCCTGGAGCCGTTTCATGATTCTTAGTACTGTAATCAGTGAGAAATGTAACACTTTTAGAAAAAACGCCAGGCTTTGgaacaatattttatttctttaacactgcaattttttaaaaaagaaatgcaaaGTTTGCACTGGAATCTAGGACTGACATCTTGCCTTTGCAGCTACCCATGTGCAGTCACTTGCCCTAATCACATATTCAGCACAGGTCACTCAACCCCCACATTCATTTGAGACATACGTTTTTCAGATAAAGCTTGCAGTTCTCAGCACCGGAAGAGGGCACCTTTAGCCTGAATGTACCTTTACCAAAATGTACATATATTGTTCTAGTGTAAGGTATCACATGGTCTGCTTCGAGTGCTCTTTCCCCAAAGCCAGTATtttctagattttaaaaattgccttttCATTCATGTTGTACCACCCTGTGGTGAAGTAGTATATTGTTCTACATAGATTTACATAACTGATTGCCACATAGCATGTGAATAGAATAAACAAAATCCCAACTTTTGCATTGcatctaaacaaacaaaaacttggccaatatttttaaaagactagTGATTTTGACTGCCTTAGTGATTGAGTGCTCAAATGGTGAAAACTTTAAAGGGTCTGTTTTCAGCACTGTTTGAAACAGTGCagtgttaaagcacactagggtaATTTTAGTGTACACTACCAGGATCTACACCGACCAATTAGCGGGGAACATGTTAGTGCATTCACAACCCCATAATGCACACTGCATAATGATTTGCTGCTCCGCTAGATATACCCTGAAGTCCAGAATTACTAGTCACTTGGAAATCTTGTCTACACCGAAACAGCAGCAAAGGTGTAAATTCCTCTTCCCACTCCCTCTTCCTTTCAATAAAGTGTTAAGATCAAATCCCAGTTTGTATATTTAAATGCTAAATTTATTAAGCCTAAAGCAAATGCCCTTTAAAAACAATGATGGGTCAAATTACTCCATTGTAAGAAATAGGTCAAATTCTATTCTCAGTTACAGCTACTACCCCTGGATATACTACACCTGGATCCATCGATTTCAATCAACTTTCCTGTTGCTAGTTATTCAATTACTTAACTAGAACAGCTATAGTCCTCAcaactattccagaatagctccctTTGGggtataaggcctggtctacactatgagtttagttcgaatttagcagcattaaatcgaattaaccctgctcccatccacacaccgaagccatttacttcgaaataaagggctcttaaaatccatttctgtactcctccctgacgaagCGAGTAGCGCCGAAATCAACTTTGCCATTtagaattagggttagtgtggccacaattcgacggtattggcctccaggagctatcccacagtgcaccattgtgaccactctggacagtaatctgaactcagatgcactggccaggtagacaggaaaagccccgcgaacttttgaatttcatttcctgtttgcccagcgtggagagcacaggtgaccacgcggagctcatcagcacaggtaaccatgcagtccaagaatcAAAAAAGAgtaccagcatggaccatacgggaggtactggatctgatcgctatatggggagaggattccgtgctagcagaactacgttccaaaagacaaaatgccaaaacatttgaaaaaaatctccaagggcatgatggagagaggctacaatagggactcatatcagtgccgcgtgaaagttaaggagctcagacaagcctatcaaaaaacaaaggaggcaaacggtcgctccgggtcagagccacagacatgccgcttctacgctgagctacATGCAATTCtaagggggggctgccaccactacctcacccctgaccgtggattctgagggagggggtaatctcagccatgcctgaggattctggggacggggaagaggaggaggaggaggacaatgacgacgagcttgcagagagcacacagccctccgttctccccaacagccaggatgttTTTCTCAGCCTgtctgaagtaccctcccaaggcatTATCCCAGACCCTGAAGCCGTGGAAGGGAtgtctggtgagtgtacctttgtaaatataaaacatggtttaaaagcaagcttttttaaatgattaatttgccctgaggacacgggatgcattcgcggccagtacagctactggaaaagtctgttaatatgtctggggatggagtggaaatcctccagggacatctccatgaggctctcctggaggtactccaaaagcctttccagaaggtttctgggcagtgcagccttattccgtcctccatggtaggacacttgaccgcaccatgctagtagcaagtaatctggtatcattgcatgacaaagcctggcggcgaatggtcccggtgtttgctggcattcaagcaacatttgttctttatctcgctgtgttattctcaggagagtgatatcgttcatggtaagctagttgaaatatgggaatttaattaagtggACAGAGATGGCCAttctactgggctgtttgcctgtggctgaaaagaaatccttccctgcagttagccaagtgtgtgtgtgaggggggggagcggggtcattggcgctgagcttttcacgtttggctagcagggatcttccctgatgccagccacgcggtggggggaggggtaaagcgatcatcccacaGACTTGGAtgaggggggttagtttggtttctgccgctgcacgttaacaggaaaaccgcagcactcaacgggctttgcttggtacgtgggaaaggagggcgctgcttttaggaaggttgcagaagccgaaagacaatggcttaccatggccgcatgcaagcagaattctgttgcccggacctgcgtctgtgatctctaacatcaaagccgcaggcactcaatattaagatgcaaaatgcgaccttgtaccaaaaATCACATgtactatgtaatgtgaatagtattgttcactgtgaaagagtataagcattgttctgtaaaatgtatctttttaaatacttctctaccTCAGATAAGACAGCGAAAACAAAGGACGTGAGACGAAATGTTCTCCaaaatcatggaatcgacccgcaatgaaagagctcatctgaatgagtagaaggacacggtatcaaagtacaggaaagatgccagtgaacgtgaggccatgagggacgctcgagatgagagatagcaggctgcaatgctggggctgctgcgtgatcaaacggacatgctccagtgcctggtggagcttcagaaacagcagcaggatcacagagtgccgctgcagtccctctataacctccctcccccctcaccatgttccatagcctcctcacgcAGATGTGTAAGAACACGGGAGGGGGAGGCTtcatgcaccctcccactccaccccagtggacagcccaagcaaaaggctgtcattattttgaacttttttagtggccttttccttccctcctatcctcctcccaaaccccacctgggctaccttgtcagttctctccctatgtttatagcactgctctacagccaaaatgcttctgaaataaatatagtcaaactttactaattctgggtcactgagaacaaaaatgatgcttaaaattgttgattggctctcgttttcaagatatgctattgggtcagtatatacaacccttgacgtgggaatggcggaggatacgtgagttataaagggaagggatctcaatttaaaccagaaatgactaaaatacatctttgactggatctataaataaatctatgactgggtttggacagtacttgctttttaggcaaaacaatgaatgatgcaatctgaagctggttttgcatcatacatgatatgaattgcatcatgttattcctagaagtcatggatgatgcaatcatgaCGAAGCTttcatcactctgctgaacaaattgccctatatcagctctagaaatcacacagtgtcatgctctcttatttgtcggtgtttgattttgcaaagggacacatttctgtttagccaaagtgagcaaagAGGCCTCATAcatgtgtgaacagtgcagatcaccacaaacatagcagaaattaagtgacttttgcatcacaaaagcgcagtataaccactatggttaagaaagcctatcacctttattttggctgcaaaattggagatcaggacaagaggtgggccccacacatatgctgcaacacttgtgcaacaaatcttcgccagtggttgaacaggaaaaggaaatctatgccttttgcagtgccaatgatttggaaagagccaacagatcataccagcaattgttacttctgcatggtgcctccagttgggaaaggtgtgtcaaagaagaaaaagtggactgtgcattatccaaacattccatcagctatagacccagtaccccacggagaaggactgctggttcttgatgcaccagaatcattctcacttgagtcagaggaggaagaggatgaaacttctgggcCTGaatcatcaatgtcacaggacccacattttctcccatcctcctcctctgaaccactcctcataacacaaggtgaactgaatgaccttgtcagggatttggaactacccaagagtaaggcagagcggttgggctccagactacagcagtggaatctcctggcaggcgacgttagggtttccatgttccgtgactgtcaaaaggatcttgtcccattcttcttcatggaagatgatcttgtagcctgcaacaacatcgatggtgtgatggcagccctcaacatcgttcacgctccagatgagtggagactgttcattgattcatcgaagatgagtcttaaagcagttttactgcataatggcaatgttttgccatcaattccagttggtcatgcagtccataggaaggaaacctatgacaacatgaaacaacttttgaggtgcataaactatgaccaacatcagtggcagctttgtggcgatttgaaggttgttgctctcttgcttggtctgcagactggatacacaaagtactgctattttctctgcgaatgggatagtcgtgcaagagattcccactacatcaagaaagattggccactccgacagtcattggagccggggaggaaaagtgttcagcatccaccacttgttgaatcaaggaagattttgttaccatccttacacatcaagctgggtctgatgatgaACTTTgttaaggccattgacaaaacacaagcagctttcaagtacctccgtggaaaatttccaaggttaagtgaagctaagataaaggaaggtgtctttgttggtcctcacattcatgaacttcttcgagatgatgcatttgaccatgcactgcgtggcaaggaaaagacggcaaggaaagccttccagttagtggcaataaattttcccCGAAACAACAATGCAGACAActgcaggttgttggtggaaaacctcctctaggcatacaaaagccttggttgcaacatgtcacaaaagatacattttttgcactctcatctagatttttttccaccgaactgcggagcagtgagcgacgagcatggcaagcgatttcaccaggacattgcaacaatggagaaacgctatcagggcaaatggagcccatcaatgcttgc harbors:
- the LOC135982542 gene encoding uncharacterized protein LOC135982542, producing MVKKAYHLYFGCKIGDQDKRWAPHICCNTCATNLRQWLNRKRKSMPFAVPMIWKEPTDHTSNCYFCMVPPVGKGVSKKKKWTVHYPNIPSAIDPVPHGEGLLVLDAPESFSLESEEEEDETSGPESSMSQDPHFLPSSSSEPLLITQGELNDLVRDLELPKSKAERLGSRLQQWNLLAGDVRVSMFRDCQKDLVPFFFMEDDLVACNNIDGVMAALNIVHAPDEWRLFIDSSKMSLKAVLLHNGNVLPSIPVGHAVHRKETYDNMKQLLRCINYDQHQWQLCGDLKVVALLLGLQTGYTKYCYFLCEWDSRARDSHYIKKDWPLRQSLEPGRKSVQHPPLVESRKILLPSLHIKLGLMMNFVKAIDKTQAAFKYLRGKFPRLSEAKIKEGVFVGPHIHELLRDDAFDHALRGKEKTARKAFQLVAINFPRNNNADNCRLLVENLL